The sequence below is a genomic window from Silene latifolia isolate original U9 population chromosome 7, ASM4854445v1, whole genome shotgun sequence.
TTATTTAAGCAATCCTCAAAGGAGGtgccatggacactaaagtcatccatgaaCACCTCCATAGACTTCTCTATGAACTCGGAAAAGATAGACATCATCACCCGTTGAAATGTTCCGGGAGCATTGCATAAGCCAAACGGCATTCTTCGATACGCGAAGACACCGTAGGGGCAAGTAAAAGTAGTTTTtgcttggtcatccgggtgaatgggtatttgaaaaAAACCCGGAATAACCGTCAAGAAAGCAAAAATACTCATGGTTTGCAAGTCTCTCGAGCATTTGGTCAATAAATGGTAAGGGAAAATGATCTTTGATTGAAGCGGAATTAAGCttcctataatcaatgcacattctccatCCCGTCACCGGTCAGGTGGAGATGAGTTCACCATCCTCATTCTCAACCACGGTCATACCGCCCTTTTTGGAGACGATTTGAACCGGGCTAACCCAATCGCTCCTGGAGATGGAGTAGATAATTCCGGCCTCAAGCAACTTATCAACTTCCTTTCTTACCACCTCCTTCAATTTGTCATTTAACCTTCTCATAGGTTGGGCGGAAGGTTTGAATCCATCCTCAAGCGTGATGCGGTGCATACACACTCGGGGATCGATTCCCGTGAGATCATCAAGGCTATACCCAATGGCTTTCTTGTTTTCCTTAAGAACTTTCAAGAGTTTTTCTTTTTGAGAAGCCGTTAGGTCCGCATTGATGATCACGGGGAAGGAGTGTGCCTTATCAAGGTAGGCATATTCAAGGGATGGGGGCAAAGGTTTAAGGTCTATCTTAGGAGGGCTCGGGCCCTCAACTTCATCCAAGATAGGTGGCAAGACTTCATAATCTTCCTCCAAATGCTCCCCCGAGCACTTGTCTTTAGCTTCTTCAATTGCTTCTTCCAATATGTCTATAGAATAGACACTCTCAAACATTGGTTGTGATATGGCCCCGGTCAAAGAGAATTCAACAACATTCCCTTCGACCTTGAAGGTGAGCTTCCCCTCTTTGACACTAATATTGGTATCCCCGGTTGCTAGGAAGGGCCTTCCTATAATGATCTGTGTTTGTTGATCCTCCGGAATGCCAAGTACAGCAAAGTCCGTCGGGATAAAGAAGTTATCAACCTTGACCGGTACATCCTCAATCACACCCATCGGTCTTTGCACCGATCTATCCGCGAGTTGTAGTGTCATTGAGGTGGGAATCATGTCATTCAACCCAATATTCTTGGCAATGGGAAGAGGTAGAATGCTAACACTATCACCAAGATCACAAAGTGCCTTTTTGATACTCACATTACCCACCGTGCATGGGATGGAAAAA
It includes:
- the LOC141589788 gene encoding uncharacterized protein LOC141589788, yielding MNEEGKFSKFLDMLKKLEVLLPFTEVVTQMPLYTKFLKDVLTKKRSIGGDGLVSLRGECSAVLLNSMPEKLQDPGSFSIPCTVGNVSIKKALCDLGDSVSILPLPIAKNIGLNDMIPTSMTLQLADRSVQRPMGVIEDVPVKVDNFFIPTDFAVLGIPEDQQTQIIIGRPFLATGDTNISVKEGKLTFKVEGNVVEFSLTGAISQPMFESVYSIDILEEAIEEAKDKCSGEHLEEDYEVLPPILDEVEGPSPPKIDLKPLPPSLEYAYLDKAHSFPVIINADLTASQKEKLLKVLKENKKAIGYSLDDLTGIDPRVCMHRITLEDGFKPSAQPMRRLNDKLKEVVRKEVDKLLEAGIIYSISRSDWVSPVQIVSKKGGMTVVENEDGELIST